The window CGCTCGATGTAGAACGAGTGGGCGCCGTGCTCCAGCGGCTTCACGCCGGCGAAGAACAGGGCGTTGTACATGGTCGTGGCGACGGCCGAGACGCCACCGCCGGGCGACTTCACGTACTGGCCGTCATTGATCATGATCCCGTCGACGAACCCGTTCTCCTTGGTGCGTTCGCCGACCGTCTTGTTGAAGCTCCAGGTCTCGCCGGGCATGACGACGGAGCCGTTGATCAGCTGCACGGCCCGGCCGATGTTCGTGGTGCGGTAGGGCGCGGCGGGGAAGTTGACCGTGAAGGACGACATCTTCTCCTTGATCCCCAGGCGCTGCGCGTCCTCCGCCGTCAGGGCCGGGTGGATCGGGGTCCCGCTGAGTTCGGCGGTACGGGCGGCGGCGCCGGTGCGGGTCAGCAGCGGTTCGACGGCCGCGCCGAGGGCCTTGTCCGTGACCTTGGTCCCGCTGCGTCCGTCGGACGCGAGGACCGCCCGGTCGGCGGAGTCGAGCCGGAAGGTGGCGTTGCGCGGCTCGGGAGTGACGGCGTCCACCTGGCGGGCGACCGCAGGGTCGGCCAGCAGGGACTTGGAGTCGAGCCGGGGCTTGAGGCGGCCCTGGCCGTCGGCCGCGACGTCGAGGTGGCTGCCGAGCACGGCCGGGGATATGGATATCGGCTTGCCGGCGAGGTTGAGGGTGACCGGACCGGACATCGCGGGCGCGGCGAACTCCCGCAGCGCGCGATCGGTCTCCTGGCGCCCTATGGCCGGGTCCGTCCGGTCGACGGGGAGGACGACGGGACCGGCCTGCGGTCCCAGGTAGGCGGCGCGCACGGTCTGCGGCACGCCCTCGGTGCGCAGGGCGACGCCGGTGACGGGCTGGGTGACCCGGGGCTTGCCGTCGCTGAAGGCGATGTCGCCGTCGCGGGCCTTGCGGTCGCCGGCGGCGAG of the Streptomyces sp. NBC_01426 genome contains:
- a CDS encoding VanW family protein, whose product is MRRDNRRTPRNLRIALTLAGGAAVLGFGGLYATALVVTGDSVADGTHVQGVDIGGMSRTEATAALGRTLGPAASAPLELRIGDRTERIAPASFGLSLDTGATVDQAAHTGSNPFTVIGRLFAPTRERAVEPVTRMDDAKSAAAVDRLAAGDRKARDGDIAFSDGKPRVTQPVTGVALRTEGVPQTVRAAYLGPQAGPVVLPVDRTDPAIGRQETDRALREFAAPAMSGPVTLNLAGKPISISPAVLGSHLDVAADGQGRLKPRLDSKSLLADPAVARQVDAVTPEPRNATFRLDSADRAVLASDGRSGTKVTDKALGAAVEPLLTRTGAAARTAELSGTPIHPALTAEDAQRLGIKEKMSSFTVNFPAAPYRTTNIGRAVQLINGSVVMPGETWSFNKTVGERTKENGFVDGIMINDGQYVKSPGGGVSAVATTMYNALFFAGVKPLEHGAHSFYIERYPEGREATVAWGTLDLRWKNDSGHAIYIQARSTDTSLTISFLGTKKYDEIRATQGPRTAITPPGKRTGSGSTCEVQTPLEGFDVAVDRVFVQGGQEAKRETYKTHYTPRDEVTCTPQSPAPSGAPTAPTTPTGSSAPAAPATAQAGASSATNGPRGT